Proteins encoded in a region of the Nicotiana tomentosiformis chromosome 9, ASM39032v3, whole genome shotgun sequence genome:
- the LOC104120933 gene encoding protein LIFEGUARD 4-like → MFKKGGVGGVDIESGCNGGAGGAQIYPGMTEDPKMRWAFIRKVYAIVCTQLLVTAVIATAMFFTPAVKDYMRTPFGFATLIVLIVIAFILCFFMGRYGRKHPWNYVLMTVFTLCLAFVVGAACAFKRGPTILTAAGLTVLITVSLTLYTFWAARRGMDFSFLGPFLFCASIVLIFFLLAQYILHLGREGRMVYSCLAALLFSAYIIYDTNNLIRNFTYDEYVIAAICLFGDIVNLFLALLGVTGE, encoded by the exons ATGTTCAAGAAGGGAGGAGTCGGTGGTGTGGACATTGAGTCCGGCTGCAATGGCGGAGCCGGCGGTGCCCAAATATACCCCGGAATGACAGAAGATCCAAAGATGAGATGGGCATTTATCAGAAAAGTTTACGCGATTGTGTGCACGCAGCTTCTCGTCACCGCCGTGATTGCCACCGCCATGTTTTTCACTCCGGCCGTCAAAGATTACATGCGCACCCCTTTTGGCTTCGCCACCTTGATTGTCCTTATTGTCATCGCTTTTATAC TTTGCTTCTTCATGGGTCGCTACGGAAGAAAACATCCATGGAACTATGTTCTTATGACAGTATTTACCCTGTGTCTGGCATTTGTTGTTGGAGCGGCCTGCGCATTTAAAAGAG GGCCAACTATCTTGACGGCTGCTGGGCTGACAGTTCTTATAACTGTTAGCCTTACCCTCTACACATTTTGGGCTGCAAGAAGAGGCATGGACTTCAGCTTTCTTGGTCCTTTCTTGTTCTGTGCCTCCATAGTCCTCATTTTCTTTCTTCTAGCCCAG TATATTCTTCATCTAGGACGTGAAGGACGGATGGTATATAGCTGTCTCGCGGCACTCCTATTCTCAGCTTATATCATATACGACACAAATAACTTAATCAGGAATTTCACCTACGATGAATATGTCATTGCAGCAATTTGCCTTTTTGGAGACATCGTCAACCTCTTCTTAGCTCTTCTTGGCGTCACTGGTGAATGA